One window of the Candidatus Chryseobacterium colombiense genome contains the following:
- the yidC gene encoding membrane protein insertase YidC: MQQNNGLDKSQIISFAVLCLVLFGFMFYFQNKQSKEEEVKAQQQKTEQTKNAVKQTPASNINPNVTPNAIQTANLANNELKIEFNSLGGQVSKVELAEYKAYDRKTDRADLPLYLISKNNSNYGFQFKDKTGKVINTKDLVFALAVNGNAVTMTANYNGAVIQFIYTLLPKYTLDFKVRTQGLSKITTDNKADFLWDYNVRNLEKGRAQEQSHSEFSYAFDNYKKYDYDGRTTMNEDKETLNWIGVKQQFFASVIEAKNGFTQSKGNQETVEEGEYLKKLNYEGFVQMAGSELNQDFTWYFLPLDLPLLKEYNKNFDEILPLGWSFIGWMNRGFFIPIYNFIASWGLTAGWAIFLLTILVKLILSPIMYKQHKLSAMMRVIRPEIDEVNAKFKDADPMKKQQATMEVYRKAGVNQMAGCLPALVQIPIFYALFRFFPNFIDLRGKGFWFAKDLTAYDDLIKLPFKIPFLGDHLSIFALACTIVILIYTVMTSGNMQQPQQEGMPNMKVLMYIFPVTFLFFLNTSASGLSWYYFVSNAINILIILVIKYVILDEKKIHAQIQANKEKPKAEGKFQKRMREMMEKAQEQQKTQEQQRKKK; this comes from the coding sequence ATGCAACAGAACAACGGACTCGATAAAAGTCAGATTATTAGTTTTGCGGTTTTATGTTTGGTTCTCTTCGGTTTTATGTTTTATTTCCAAAACAAACAGTCGAAAGAGGAGGAAGTAAAAGCTCAGCAACAAAAAACCGAACAGACGAAAAATGCTGTAAAACAAACTCCGGCAAGTAATATCAATCCAAATGTAACTCCCAACGCAATTCAAACAGCAAATCTTGCCAACAATGAATTAAAAATTGAATTTAACAGCTTAGGAGGGCAGGTTTCTAAAGTGGAGCTTGCAGAATACAAGGCATACGATCGTAAGACAGATAGAGCCGATCTTCCGCTTTACCTGATCTCAAAAAATAATTCAAACTACGGTTTTCAATTCAAAGATAAAACCGGAAAAGTAATCAATACTAAAGACTTGGTTTTTGCGCTGGCTGTTAATGGAAATGCAGTAACGATGACGGCTAATTATAACGGAGCGGTTATCCAGTTTATATACACATTACTTCCCAAATATACCCTAGATTTTAAAGTAAGAACGCAGGGGCTTTCAAAAATCACTACTGATAACAAAGCTGATTTTCTTTGGGACTATAACGTTAGAAACCTAGAAAAAGGTAGAGCGCAAGAACAGTCTCACTCAGAATTCTCGTATGCTTTCGATAATTATAAAAAATATGATTACGATGGAAGAACAACGATGAATGAAGACAAAGAAACACTGAACTGGATCGGGGTAAAACAACAATTCTTTGCTTCTGTAATTGAAGCTAAAAACGGATTTACGCAAAGTAAGGGAAATCAGGAAACTGTTGAAGAAGGAGAATATTTGAAAAAACTAAATTATGAAGGTTTTGTTCAGATGGCAGGAAGTGAGCTGAACCAAGATTTTACATGGTACTTTTTACCTTTAGATTTACCCTTATTAAAAGAATATAATAAAAACTTTGACGAAATTCTTCCATTGGGATGGTCTTTCATCGGATGGATGAACAGAGGGTTCTTTATTCCGATCTATAACTTCATTGCATCTTGGGGATTAACTGCAGGTTGGGCAATTTTCTTATTGACAATCTTGGTTAAATTGATTTTATCACCTATTATGTACAAGCAGCACAAGCTGAGTGCAATGATGAGAGTGATCCGTCCGGAAATTGATGAGGTAAATGCTAAGTTCAAGGATGCAGATCCTATGAAAAAACAGCAGGCTACCATGGAAGTATACAGAAAAGCTGGGGTAAATCAAATGGCGGGATGTTTGCCGGCGTTGGTTCAGATTCCTATTTTCTATGCATTATTCCGTTTCTTCCCGAACTTTATTGATCTGAGAGGGAAAGGTTTCTGGTTTGCAAAAGACTTAACAGCTTATGACGATCTGATTAAGTTGCCATTTAAAATTCCATTCCTGGGAGACCATTTGAGTATTTTTGCTTTAGCATGTACCATTGTAATTTTGATTTATACAGTAATGACTTCAGGAAATATGCAGCAACCACAACAGGAAGGTATGCCAAACATGAAAGTGTTAATGTATATTTTCCCGGTGACATTCCTATTCTTCCTGAATACTTCTGCATCTGGTCTTTCTTGGTATTATTTTGTATCCAATGCAATCAATATTCTGATTATCCTTGTTATTAAATATGTAATTCTGGATGAAAAGAAGATTCATGCACAAATCCAGGCTAACAAAGAAAAGCCAAAAGCTGAAGGGAAGTTCCAAAAGCGTATGAGAGAAATGATGGAAAAAGCTCAGGAACAGCAAAAAACGCAAGAGCAACAAAGAAAGAAGAAATAA